One Paralichthys olivaceus isolate ysfri-2021 chromosome 8, ASM2471397v2, whole genome shotgun sequence genomic region harbors:
- the LOC109642424 gene encoding protein GPR108, translating to MAEARRGCVLAGLLLLLLLVAGCEARIHKLTLRNESRFAVDLNNFGFYANGTLDVSLTSLQLPDYQLVNYSTNPVGFTLSRSRVNGVLPYTVEETERCPLITEESANNEEPLIIFLINIHSLSVTVKAVGDQDNILTARPKANEPKGQRKTRAALDVKPNGTPENPDKTSEDKKDKSVVQEKDEKTEPKAPEEAPKEEENRFDLGKTKKLTLALDKVNGSYNFSFNIVIGPLAQGLYSLKFHYCQNKMPGLKRPYSFTVEVTEKNLSGYLSAAEIPLSRLYICMAGVFFTAAMVWVYTLMKHRYSVFKIHWLMAALAFTKATSLVFHSINFHFINTKGHPIEGWAVMYYITHLLKGALLFITLALIGTGWAFVKYILSDKEKKIFMIVIPLQVLANVAYIIIESTEEGSSEYYLWKEILFLVDLICCGAILFPVVWSIRHLQEASSIDGKAAMNLEKLKLFRHYYVMIVCYIYFTRIIAILLKVTMPFQWQWCYEFLVEVSTLIFFVLTGYKFRPASNNPYLQLPQDEEDNEMDEVVTESGALEGISKVKKTSNGRERQRESTL from the exons ATGGCCGAGGCTCGGAGAGGATGTGTGCTGGCCgggcttctcctcctcctgctgctggtggCTGGGTGCGAAGCGAGGATACACAAGCTCACCCTCAGG aaTGAAAGTCGTTTTGCTGTCGACCTCAACAACTTTGGCTTCTATGCTAACGGGACCCTGGACGTCAGCCTGACTTCTCTGCAGCTCCCCGACTACCAGCTGGTGAACTACAGCACCAACCCG GTGGGTTTCACCCTCTCTAGGTCACGTGTGAATGGAGTCCTGCCCTACACA gtagaggagacagaaagatgtCCGCTCATTACAGAGGAGTCGGCCAATAACGAGGAGCCTcttattatttttctcatcaATATCCACTCCCTCAG cgTCACAGTGAAAGCTGTAGGTGACCAAGACAACATCTTGACAGCAAGGCCAAAGGCTAATGAGCCGAAAG GTCAGAGGAAGACCAGGGCGGCTCTTGACGTTAAACCAAATGGCACTCCAGAGAATCCAGATAAGACAAGTGAGGACAAAAAGGACAAGTCTGTGGTTCAGGAAAAGGATGAGAAGACAGAACCGAAAGCACCAGAAGAAGCTccaaaagaggaggaaaatagatttgat ctgGGGAAGACCAAGAAACTGACTTTAGCTTTGGACAAAGTCAACGGCTCATATAACTTCAGT TTCAACATTGTGATTGGCCCGCTGGCGCAGGGTCTCTACAGCCTCAAATTTCACTACTGTCAGAACAAGATGCCTGGATTAAAACGGCCCTACTCATTCACT GTGGAAGTGACGGAGAAGAACCTCAGCGGCTACCTGTCTGCAGCAGAAATCCCCCTGTCCCGTCTGTACATTTGTATGGCTGGAGTCTTCTTCACCGCTGCCATGGTCTGGGTGTACACACTCATGAAGCACAG GTACAGCGTGTTTAAGATACACTGGCTGATGGCAGCACTGGCCTTCACCAAGGCCACGTCATTGGTTTTCCATAGT ATCAACTTTCACTTCATCAACACCAAGGGGCATCCTATCGAGGGCTGGGCTGTCATGTATTACATCACACACCT GCTCAAAGGagctctcctcttcatcacactgGCACTCATCGGCACCGGCTGGGCTTTCGTTAAATACATCCTGTCCGACAAGGAAAAGAAGATCTTCATGATCGTCATCCCCCTGCAG GTTCTGGCTAACGTTGCCTACATCATCATCGAGTCTACAGAGGAAGGCTCCAGTGAATACTACCTGTGGAAGGAGATCCTCTTCCTTGTTGACCTCATCTGCTGTGGAGCCATTCTATTCCCTGTTgtctg GTCGATCCGTCATCTCCAGGAGGCTTCAAGCATCGACGGCAAAG CTGCCATGAATCTGGAGAAGCTCAAGCTCTTCCGGCATTATTATGTGATG aTCGTGTGTTACATCTACTTCACGAGGATCATAGCCATTCTGCTGAAGGTCACGATGCCTTTCCAGTGGCAGTGGTGCTACGAG TTTCTGGTAGAAGTGTCCACTCTGATCTTTTTTGTGTTGACGGGCTACAAGTTCCGACCGGCATCCAATAACCCGTACCTCCAGCTTCCCCAGGACGAGGAGGACAATGAGATGGATGAAGT AGTGACTGAGTCAGGGGCTCTGGAGGGGATTTCCAAAGTGAAGAAGACGTCCAACGGACGCGAACGCCAGAGAGAGTCCACCTTGTGA
- the soul5l gene encoding uncharacterized protein soul5l, translating to MTFTPVFVLLALVASAAGSVGPSTNTSFCTESKECLQYELVCKTDEYEVRHYSPTRWVSTDAEAYFMGVGAAMAFRRLFQYITGANDGGIQMDMTAPVLVKIPEETRMWEPAIYTLNFPLPAAYQDKPPAPTCDKLYFTEMPEMDVYVRSYGGWMLSVTSRLHSHQLTKELQRVRASYNHSYHYGVGYDSPLKLLNRHNEVWYVAEGEPVCTDPQEPTPARTARPTLTDSPTLPPSDPLPHTLSDSHSLTPSNFSSYAASNSSSQTPSDPPAFPPSDTPPSPSSHLPTDVGHPPTTVQIPLDPTTNSSSSSSSSSSDPGAVSPSLEPQSDVVLWNSTAHSSVDAQTDSSPAVEPDNAH from the exons AT GACTTTCACTCCAGTTTTCGTGTTGTTGGCCCTCGTGGCTTCAGCTGCAGGAAGTGTTGG GCCGAGCACCAACACCAGCTTCTGCACAGAGTCGAAGGAATGTCTGCAGTACGAGCTCGTCTGCAAAACAGATGAATATGAG gtgcgACACTACAGCCCCACACGCTGGGTGTCAACTGATGCCGAGGCTTACTTCATGGGAGTGGGTGCAGCCATGGCTTTCAGGAGACTTTTCCAGTACATCACCGGAGCCAATGATGGAG gcaTCCAGATGGACATGACCGCTCCTGTCCTGGTCAAGATCCCAGAGGAGACCAGGATGTGGGAGCCGGCTATCTACACGCTAAACTTCCCGCTGCCGGCCGCCTATCAGGACAAACCACCCGCACCCACCTGTGACAAG CTGTATTTCACGGAGATGCCGGAGATGGACGTGTACGTGAGGAGCTACGGAGGCTGGATGCTGTCGGTCACCTCCAGGCTTCACTCGCACCAACTGACCAAAGAACTGCAGAGAGTTCGAGCTTCGTACAACCACAGCTACCACTACGGAGTCGGCTACGACAG CCCCTTGAAGCTGTTGAACAGACACAACGAGGTGTGGTATGTGGCCGAGGGGGAGCCAGTTTGCACAGATCCACAGGAACCGACCCCCGCCCGCACAGCCAGGCCGACTCTGACCGACTCCCCCACGCTCCCTCCCTCCGaccctctcccacacacactctctgactCCCACTCACTCACCCCCTCCAACTTCTCCTCCTATGCAGCATCCAACTCCTCGTCACAAACGCCGTCTGACCCTCCTGCTTTCCCCCCATCCGACACTCCTCCCAGTCCCTCATCCCACCTGCCCACAGACGTCGGCCATCCTCCCACCACCGTCCAGATCCCGCTGGACCCAACgaccaactcctcctcctcctcctcctcctcctcctccgaccCTGGCGCTGTGAGCCCTTCTCTGGAGCCCCAGTCGGACGTTGTCCTGTGGAACAGCACGGCCCACAGCTCAGTGGACGCACAGACTGACAGCAGCCCTGCGGTGGAGCCAGACAACGCTCACTAA